The segment CACTGCATCCACGAGGCCACCCGCGGCTTCGACGTGGCGCTGGTGGAGATCGGCGGCACGGTCGGTGACATCGAGTCGCTGCCGTTCCTGGAGGCGATCCGCCAGCTGCGCATCGAGCACGGGCCGGAGAAGTGCCTGTTCATGCACCTGACCCTGGTGCCGTACATCCGCGCGGCCGGCGAGATCAAGACCAAGCCGACCCAGCATTCGGTCAAGGAGCTGCGCTCGATCGGTATCCAGCCGGACATCCTGCTGTGCCGCTGCGAAGAGGCGCTGCCCGACGGCGAGCGGCGCAAGATCGCGCTGTTCACCAACGTGCCCGAGAACGCGGTGATCAGCGCGGTGGATGTGGACGTGATCTACAAGACCCCGCTGTGGCTGCACAGCCAGGGCCTGGACGACATTGTGGTGAGGAAGCTTGGCCTGGACGCCAAGCCGGCCGACCTCAGCGGCTGGCAGCGCACCGTTGACGCGGTGCTGCATCCGAAGGACGAGGTCACCGTCGCGATCTGCGGCAAGTACGTCGAGCACAAGGACGCCTACAAGTCGCTGGGCGAGGCGCTGCGCCACGGCGGCATCAAGCAGCAGACCCGGGTCAACCTGGAGTGGATCGACTCCGAGCAGATCGAGGCCGAGGGGGCCGCCAAGGTGCTCGGCCACGCCGACGCCATCCTCGTGCCGGGCGGCTTCGGCAAGCGCGGCTTCGAGGGCAAGGTGCTGGCGGCGAAGTACGCCCGTGAGCACCGCGTGCCGTACTTCGGCATCTGCTACGGCATGCACGCGGCAGTGGTGGATTTCGCCCGCCACGTGGCCGGCCTGGCCGATGCCGACTCCAGCGAGAATGACCGCCACACGGCCAACCCGGTGATCGCGCTGATCACCGAGTGGACCACCGCGGCCGGCGAAGTGGAGCAGCGCAGCGAGCGCTCGGACCTGGGCGGCACCATGCGCCTGGGCGCGCAGGAATGCCGGCTCAAGACCGGCACGCTGGCGCGCGAGCTGTACGGCCAGGACGTGGTGCGCGAGCGTCACCGTCACCGCTACGAGTTCAACAACCGCTATCGCCAGTCCTTCGAGGACCTGGGGCTGGTGATCTCCGGCAAGTCGATGGACGACCTGCTGGTGGAGATCGTCGAGCTGCCGCAGCAGAAGCATCCGTGGTTCCTCGGTTGCCAGGCGCACCCGGAATTCACCTCGACCCCGCGCGACGGCCATCCGCTGTTCATCGGCTTCGTGCGCGCAGCGCGTGAGCACAAAGCGGTGGGGAGCGCCGAGCGTCTCGCCGCGGTGAAGGAGTCGGTGGCATGAAGCTCTGTGGTTTCGACGTCGGCCTGGACCAGCGGCTGTTCCTGATCGCCGGCCCCTGCGTGGTCGAGTCCGAGCAGCTGCAGTTGGACGTGGCCGGCCGGCTGAAGGAGATCACCGGCCGGCTCGGCATGAACTTCATCTTCAAGTCGAGCTTCGACAAGGCCAACCGTTCCTCGGGCCAGAGCTTCCGCGGTCCGGGCATGGAGGAGGGGCTGCGCATCCTCGGCGAGGTCAGGCGGCAGATCGGCGTGCCGGTGCTCACCGACGTGCACGAGTACACCCCGATGAACGAGGTGGCCGCGGTCGTCGACGTGCTGCAGACCCCGGCGTTCCTGTGCCGGCAGACCGATTTCATCCAGAACGTGGCCCGCGCCGGCAAGCCGGTGAACATCAAGAAGGGCCAGTTCCTCGCGCCGTGGGACATGAAGAACGTGGTGGCCAAGGCCAAGGCGGTCGGCAACGACGACATCATGGTCTGCGAGCGCGGCGTGAGCTTCGGCTACAACAACCTGGTGTCGGACATGCGCTCGCTCAGCGTGATGCGCGATACCGGCTGCCCGGTGGTGTTCGACGCCACCCACTCGGTGCAGCTGCCGGGCGGGCAGGGCACCAGCTCCGGTGGCCAGCGCGAATTCGTGCCGGTGCTGGCGCGGGCGGCGGTGGCGGTCGGCATCGACGGCCTGTTCGCCGAGACCCATCCCGATCCGGACAAGGCGCTCTCCGACGGTCCGAACGCCTGGCCGCTGGGCAAGATGGAGGCCCTGCTGGAAACCCTGCTCGAACTCGATGCCGTGACCAAGCGGCACGGCTTCCTCGAGCAGGCCTGAGCATGGCGGAACTGCAGGGACCGGCTCCGATCCCGCCGCCGCGCTTCGCGGTTCCGCCTACTCCCGCCCCGGCGCCGCGTCATTCCGGGCTGGGCATCGCTTCGTTCGTGATCGCCCTGATCGGCTTCGTCGGCATGTTCCTCACCTTCGCCGTGGCGGGCGTGCTGCGCGCCAGCGGTGTCCCGACCGGGGCCCACGACCCGGCTTCGATCCTGGTCGGCCTGGCGGTGATCCTGATGGGGCTGGTATCGCTGATCGCCGTCGGTCTCGGCGTTGGCGGCCTGTTCCAGACCGGCCGCCGCAAACTGTTTGCCTCGCTCGGCCTGGGTATCGCCGTCTTCACGGTGCTGTCCACCGCCGGGCTGATTATCCTTGGCATGTCCCGTTCCTAACCCTGTACAGGTAGACCCCACCATGAGCACCGAGATCACCCGCATCCACGCCCGCGAAATCCTCGACTCCCGCGGCAATCCCACGTTGGAAGCGGAGGTGACCCTGGCCGGTGGCGGTTTCGGTCGGGCGGCGGTGCCGAGCGGTGCCTCGACCGGCACGCGTGAGGCGGTGGAGCTGCGCGACGGCGACAAGGCGCGCTACCTGGGCAAGGGCGTGCAGACCGCGGTCGGCCACGTCAACGGCGCCATCGCCAGTGCGCTGAAGGGCTTCGACGCGGCCAACCAGGGCGGCCTCGACGCCAAGCTGGTCAACCTCGATGGCACGCCGAACAAGGGCAAGCTGGGCGCCAACGCGCTGCTCGGCGTCTCCATGGCGGCGGCGCATGCCGTCGCGGCCCAGCGCAAGCAGGCGCTGTGGCAGTACCTGGCCGGCATCAACGGCACCACCGGCGAGCCGGGTGCGCTGCCGGTGCCGATGATGAACATCATCAACGGTGGCGCGCATGCCGACAACAACGTCGATGTGCAGGAATTCATGGTGCTGCCGGTGGGCGTGTCCAGCTTCGCCGAGGCGCTGCGCGCCGGCGCGGAGATCTTCCACGCGCTGAAGAGTGTGCTGAAGGGCAAGGGCCTGAACACCGCGGTGGGCGACGAGGGTGGCTTCGCGCCCAACCTGCGCTCCAACATCGAGGCGCTGGACACCATCCTCGAAGCGGTGAACAAGGCCGGCTACAAGGTCGGCAGCGAGATTCTGCTGGGCCTGGATGCGGCCAGTTCGGAGTTCTTCAAGGACGGCAAGTACGACCTGGAAGGCGAGGGCAAGATTTACACCCCCGAGCAGTGGGTCGACGTGCTGGCAAGCTGGGCAAAGCAATACCCGATCGTCACCATCGAGGACGGCATGGCCGAGGGCGACTGGGCGGGCTGGAAGCTGCTCACCGACGCGATCGGCAAGAACGTCCAGGTGGTCGGCGACGACCTGTTCGTCACCAACCCGGCGATCTTCAAGGAAGGCATCGACAAGGGCATCGCCAACGCGATCCTGATCAAGGTGAACCAGATCGGCACGCTGTCCGAGACGCTCGAGGCGATCGCCATGGCCGATGCCGCCAAGTATGCAGCGATCATCTCGCACCGCTCGGGCGAGACCGAGGACACCACCATCGCCGACATCGCGGTGGCGACCACGGCAACCCAGATCAAGACCGGCTCGCTGTGCCGCACCGATCGCGTGGCAAAGTACAACCAGCTGCTGCGCATCGAGGAGGCGTTGGGCTCGGCGGCACGTTACGCCAGCCGCGACGCTTTCCCGAGCCTCGGCCGCCTGCCTGGCTGAGCCGGAATCCTTCGCCATGCTGCGCTGGGTCGCGCTGATCCTGATCGCACTGCTCGTCGCTCTGCAGTTCAAGCTGTGGAGCGACGCGGGCGGCATGCGTGAGGTGGATACCCTGCGTGCGGCAGTGAAGAAGCAGACCGATGAAAACCAGCGCCTGCAGCAGCGCAACCAGGCACTGGCTGCTGATGTGACCGATCTGAAGAGCGGCGAGCAGGCCGTCGAGGCCCGCGCCCGCGCCGAACTCGGCCTGGTCAAGCCCGGCGAGACCTTCTACCAGGTGGTGGAAGGTCCGGCGTCCGCTGCGTCCTCGACAGCGGCTCCAGCCGGCAGCGGGACCCCATGAGCACGCCCGGGTTGTGGTGCGTGGTCCCGGCGGCGGGGCGCGGCCTACGCGTCGGTGGTGACCGCCCGAAGCAGTACCTGCCGATCGCCGGCCGGCTGCTGATCGAGCACACGCTGGACCGGCTGGCGCGGCATCCGGGTATCGCCGGCCTGATGGTGGTGCTTTCACCGGGCGACGAGCTCTGGCCCGGATTGTCCAGCCTGCGCGGAAAGCCGGTGCAGACGACCGCCGGCGGTGCCGAACGCTGCGACTCCGTGCTGGCCGGGCTGCGGGCTCTGTCGCCCGGGGTCGGTGAGGCCGAGCACGTGCTGGTGCATGATGCTGCCCGGCCCTGCGTCCGGCTGGACGACATATCCCGATTGATCGAGCTCGCTGGCGCGGGCGAGGGCGGGCTGCTTGGCGCACCGCTGCGCGATACGCTCAAGCGGGCGGACGAAGTCGGCCGCAGCGCGCTCACCGAGCCGCGAGACCGGCGCTGGCGGGCCTTCACGCCACAGATGTTCCGCCGCGGCGCACTCTCGGAGGCGTTGCGTGAAGCGTCACGTCGAGGCGTTACCGTCAGCGACGAGGCGATGGCCATGGAACTGGCGGGTCACGCGCCGCTGCTGGTGGAAGGCGCGGAAGACAATATCAAGGTGACCACCGCGGCGGACTTCGCGCTGGCCGAGTTCCTGCTCGGGCGCACGGCGCCGGCGGATGAGGAGTGACGCGGTGAGGATTGGACAAGGTTTCGACGTGCACGTATTCGGCGAGGGCGATTTCGTCATCCTTGGCGGTGTGCGTGTGCCGCACGGCCGCGGCCTGGTCGCGCACTCGGACGGCGATGTGGTGATCCACGCCCTGTGCGATGCGATCTTCGGCGCGCTGGCGATGGGCGACATCGGCAAGCACTTTCCGCCTTCGGACCCGCAGTGGCGTAACGCCGACAGCCGGCAGTTCCTGCGCCATGCCGCACGACTGATGGAAGAGCAGGGTTACCGGCTCGGCAACGCCGACGTCACGGTGATTGCCGAAGCACCCAAGGTCGGGCCGCATGCGTCGGTGATGCGGGACAACCTTGCCGCTGACCTGGGCTGCGGCATCGACCGCATCAGCATCAAGGCGACCACCACCGAGAAGCTCGGATTCACCGGTCGTGGCGAAGGCATAGCCGCACAGGCCTGCGTGTTGCTGGAACGCGCGTGAGCGAGACCGAGGCCCGCGGCGCCGGCCAGCGGCTGCAGGAGCAGCTGGACACCATCGTCGACCTGTTGCGGCAGCAGCAACGGATGCGCGATGAACTCGATGCGCTGCGCGATGCCGACGTCGATCCGGTGGCCCGCGCACCGATCGCCGAAGCCCTGAAGGACAGCGGCGAGGTGCTGCAGCAGCAGCTCGAGCCGCTGCACCCGGCCGACATCGCTTTCATTCTGGAATCGCTGCCGCTGGACGAGCGCCTGACGGTCTGGGAGCGGGTGCGTTCCGATCGTGACGGCGAGATCCTGCTGGAGGTGTCCGACGCGGTCCGCGAATCGCTGATCGCGGACATGGACCAGGGCGAGATCATGGCGGCAGTCGAGCCGCTGGACGCCGACGAGCTGGCCGACCTGGTCGAGGACCTGCCGACCGAGGTGCTGCCGGAGCTGATGGCCAGCCTCGATGCGCAGCAGCGCGAGCAGCTGCAGTCGGCGCTGTCCTACGAGGACGACCAGATCGGCGCGCTGATGGACTTCGAGATGGTGACGATCCGCGAGGACGTCAGCCTGGAGACCGTCCTGCGCTACCTGCGTCGTTTCGAAGAGCTTCCCCCGCAGACCGACAAGCTGTTCGTGGTCAACCACGACAACGTGCTGACCGGCGTGCTGCCGCTGCACTGGCTGCTGGTCAATCCGCCCGACCGGATGGTGGGCGAGCTGATGGCGCCGGACGTCAACACGTTCCACCCGGGGGATGACGCCTACGAGGTGGCCCAGGCATTCGAGCGCTACGACCTGGTCACCGCGCCGGTGGTCGACGAGGGCAACCACCTGATCGGCCGCATCACCATCGACGCGATGGTCGACGTGATCCGCGAGGAGGGCGAGAGCGAGTCGCTCAGCCGCGGCGGCCTGCGCGAGGAAGAAGACATCTTCGCCTCGATCTGGGCCTCGGTGCGCAACCGATGGAGCTGGCTGGCGATCAACCTGGTGACCGCGTTCCTGGCGTCCCGCGTGATCGGCCTGTTCGAGAATTCGATCGAGAAGCTGGTGGCGCTGGCCACCCTTATGCCGATCGTCGCCGGTATCGGCGGCAACTCGGGCAACCAGACCATCACGATGATCGTGCGCGCCTCGGCACTGGATCAGGTCAACCCCAACGCGATCCGCCGGCTGTGGCAGAAGGAGCTGGGGGTGGCGCTTTTCAACGGACTGATCTGGGGCGGGGTGATCGGCACCGTGGCGGCTCTGCTGTATGAAAGTCCGATGCTCGGCCTGGTGATGACCGCGGCGATGACGCTGAATCTGCTGCTGGCGGCCTTCATGGGTGTGGGCATCCCGATGGCGCTGATCCGCCTGGGGCGCGATCCGGCGCTGGGCGCCAGCGTGTTCCTCACCTTCATGACCGACAGCGGCGGCTTTTTCATCTTCCTCGGGCTGGCCACGCTGTTCCTGATGTAACGCTTTCCTGCATGCCGGCGCGGCCGGCGGAGTGCCATGTCCGTTTCCGAATTGCCCACCGCCTACGGCCCGGTGCCGCTGACCGCCCGGCTGCGCGCCACGCCCGAGGATTTCCAGGTCGAGGAACTGCTCGGCTACGACGCCGACGGTGCCGGCGAGCACGCCCTGCTTTGGGTGGAGAAGCGCGGTGCCAACACCGACTGGGTGGCGCGGGAGCTGGCGAAGTTCGCCGGCGTACCGCCCGTGAACGTGGGCTATGCGGGGCTGAAGGATCGCCATGCGGTCACCCGGCAGACATTCTCGGTACAACTGCCCGGTCGCGCGGATCCGGACTGGTCGGCGTTCCCCCATCAGGAGGTGACTGTGCTCGGGGCCACCCGCCACAGTCGCAAGCTCAAGCGCGGTGGCTTGCGCGGCAACCGCTTCGTGATTGTCCTGCGCGAGGTGCAGGGCGGACGCGAGGATGCCGAGCGCGTGCTGCAGCAGATTGCCGCCCGCGGTGTGCCGAACTACTTCGGCGAACAGCGATTCGGCCGCGAGGGCGGGAATCTGGCCCAGGCCCGCGCGATGTTCGCCGGGCGCCGGGTGGACCGCGACAAACGCAGCCTGCTGCTGTCCGCTGCGCGCTCGCAGATCTTCAACAGCGTGCTCGCCGAGCGGGTGGAGCAGGGGAGCTGGGACACGGCGCTGGAGGGTGAAATCTGGGCCCTGGCCGGATCGCGCTCGTGGTTCGGCCCGGAGCCGTTCGATGCGGTGCTGGCCGGGCGGCTGGCGCAGGGCGATATCCATCCGACAGGTCCGTTGTGGGGTGAGGGCGATCCGGCCTCGCAGGGCGCGGTGGCTGCGCTGGAGCAGCGCATCGCGGCCGGCTGGCAGGATCTTGCCGATGGATTGACCGCTGCGCGGATGAGTCACGACCGGCGTGCGCTGCGCCTGCTGCCCGCCGGGCTGGCCTGGAACTGGCTATCTGCGGACGCGCTCGAGCTGCGCTTCGAACTGCCGGCGGGCGCCTATGCGACGACGGTGATCCGCGAGTTGGCCACGACCGGCTGAGCGGCGAATCTAGCGGCGTGCCGCCAGCAGCACCACCACGGCACCCGTGCCGCCTTGCGCAGGGCGCGCGGAGGCGAAGGCGATGACGTCCGCGCGGCGGCGCAGCAGTCGATCGGTCAGGGCCTTGAGCACCGGGCCGGCCGATTTCGAACGCAATCCCTTGCCATGCACGATGCGCACGCAGCGCAGGCCCCGTTCCTTCGCCTCGGCCAGGAAATCGGTGATGCTGGCTTGCGCTGCGGCGGCGTTCATGTGGTGGAGATCCAGGTCGTCCTGCACGCTGAACTGGCCGCGCTTGAGCTGCTTGAGCAGTTTCGGCGGATAGCCATCCTGCAGGAAACCCAGTTCCTCGCCGACCTCCATCAGGGCGGGATCGAAGGCCATGTCGAGCAGTTCGCCCGGCACCGCCGCCTCGTCTGCCTCCAGCATCCGTGCCTGCGGCTCCGGGCGCGGGCCTGCCGGCAGCACCGGTTCGGCCTCCAGCCGGCGGACCTCGCCGATCGCCTCCCGGAACAGGCGGACGTCGTCCTCGGTGACCGTGGGGGGAGCGTGGCGCTTCATGCCGCCATGCTAACGAATGGGCCTCGATCCGGGACAGCCTGTTCGGCCGGTTTTCTCGTGAAACACATTGGCCGCTCGGTTAGACTCGAAGCCCTGTACCTGGGGGCGCAGGCCGGTTTGGCGGCGCCCCATTCACGGCCATTCGACGGAACAGCATGCGAGTCCTGGTAAGCAACGATGATGGCGTGGATGCCCCGGGCATCCGCGTGCTCGCCGAGCGCCTCGGCGCAGTGGGAAAAGTAACCGTGGTGGCGCCCGACCGCGATCGCTCCGGTGCCAGCAACTCGCTTACCCTGGACGCGCCGATCCGCGTCGCCCGCATGGACAACGGCTACTACCGCGTCGCCGGGACGCCGACCGACTGCGTGCACCTGGCACTGTCCGGCCTGCTCGACGAAGAGCCGCATATCGTCGTTTCGGGCATCAACAATTCGGCCAACCTCGGCGATGACGTGATCTATTCCGGCACCGTGTCGGCCGCGATGGAGGGACGTTTCCTCGGCCTGCCGGCGATCGCTGTGTCGCTGGTCAGCAAGGATCACCGGGGCGAACATTACGAGTCGGCCGCGCGTGCCGTGCGCCTGCTGATGGAGCGCCTGCTGGTCGATCCGCTGCCGGCCGACACCATCCTCAACGTCAATGTGCCGGACCTGCCCTGGGAACAGATCCGTGGTTTCGAGGTGGCCCGGTTGGGCAAGCGTCATCGGGCGGCGGCGTGCATCGAGCAGAACGATCCGCGCGGGCGCCCGATCTGGTGGATCGGGCCGGCCGGTCCCGCCGAGGACGATGGCCCAGGTACCGATTTCGATGCCGTGCGCCGCGGCTATGTCTCGGTGACGCCGATCCACGTCGATCTCACCCGCTACCAGGCGCTGGACAAGGTGAGCGGCTGGATGCAGGCGATGAGCGATGCGATCGACGACGAGGCAGCCTGAGCGATGAACATCCATCCGCTGCCGCCGTCGGCATTGAAGGGCGAGGGTATGACCTCGCAACGCGCGCGGGACCGTCTGGCCGCCACGTTGAAGGAAAGCGGCATCCAGGATGCCCGCGTGATCGATGTGATCCGCAACCTGCCGCGGCATCACTTCATCGACCAGGCGCTGCATTCGCGTGCGTACGAGAACACCGCGTTGCCGATCGGCCACGGCCAGACCATCTCCCAGCCGTGGGTGGTGGCGCGGATGACCGAGGCGCTGCTCGAGTTCGGCATGCCGCAGAAGGTGCTGGAAATCGGCACCGGCTCCGGCTACCAGGCAGCCGTGCTGTCCGCGCTGGTACCGCAGGTCTACACCGTCGAGCGGATCGAGGAACTGTTGCGCCAGGCGCGTCGCCGGTTCCGTCAGCTGGGTATCACCAACCTGCGTTCGCGTTACGACGACGGCAAGCTGGGCTGGCCGGACGAGGGACCGTTCGATGCGGTGATCCTCACAGCCGCGGGCGATGCGATTCCCCACGCCATCCTCGATCAGATGACGCCTGCCGGCGTGCTGGTAGCGCCGGTTGGTTCGCCGAGCAGCCAGACGCTGATACGCATGCGCGGTGACGGGCAGGGCGACTTCGTGCAGGAAGAGCTCGGCCCGGTGAGCTTCGTGCCGCTGCTGGGGGGCATCGGCTGATGCGATTGTTCGGCGCGCTGTACGCGCGCGCGCTGGTCTGGGCGCGCCATCCCCGGGCGGTGCCCTACCTGTGCGGACTGAGCTTCATCGAGGCTTTCATCTTTCCGGTGATGCCGGAGGTGATGCTGGCGCCGATGATGCTTGGGCGTCGGCACAAGGCGTTCTTCTACGCCAACATCAGCCTGCTTTTCTCGTTGCTCGGTTCGCTGGTCGGCTACGCGCTGGGCCACTGGGCGTACCAGGGCATCCATCCGCTGCTGAGCCCGGGCATGCAGCAGACCATCGGCACCTGGGTCGGGCACCTGCAGGACGACATGAACCGGCACTGGCTGGCCATGCTGGGTGCGCTGATGCTCGCCGCGCTGCAGCCGGTGATCCCGATGAAGTTCGTGACCTGGGCGGCCGGTATCGTGGGTGTGCCGGTGCTTCCTTTCCTGGCCTGCATGGCCGTGGGTCGGGGCAAGCGGGTCTGGCTGCTCGCCTTGTTGGTGCGGCTGGTCGGTGAGCGTGCCGAACAGGTGTTGCATCGGAACATCGAGCGGATCGGCTGGGCGACCGTGGTCATTCTCGTGGCGCTGGGTGCGTGGTGGGTCCTGTGGCGTTGAGCGTCCGGAATGTCGCCGAACGCGCATGGGCAGACAGGGCCGGCATCGGTATGCTTCGGGCCATGAAAGGACACCTCCAGGCATTCGGATTGGTGGCTGCTGCCGGTCTGTTGGCTGCGTGCGGGACGCCCCGTTCGGTCGTGGTGCAGCCGGCCAGCCGGAGCGGCCCGTCGTATCGGGCTCCATCTCGCGTCATTACTCATCCCGTCGCGTCCGGCACCTACCGGGTGGAGAAGGGCGACACGCTGTATTCCATCGCCTTCCGCCACGGCAAGGACTTCCGCGACGTGGCGCAGTGGAACGGAATCTCGGCGCCCTACACGATCTGGCCCGGGCAGGTGCTGCTCATGCACCCCTCGGAGGCGAGCAGGAAGCCCCGACCGACGACTGAGCCGGTGCGGGCCGTTGCCCGCGCACCGGGGCGCACCGCGTCCGCATCCCGCGCCGAGGCGTCGGCGGTCGCTCGGGCGCCCGTGGCCCCTGCCGCTGCACATTCCGCTTCCGTGCCCGCAGCGGTTGATGCGGTTCCGGTGGCTGGCGAGGCCTCGGTCCAGAGCCCAACTCCGCCGCCTGCTCCGGCCTTGCCGCCCGGCGGCTCTCGCCGGGTCAGTGGCATCGCCTGGCGCTGGCCGGCGGACGGCACCGTGATCAAGGGATTCCAGAGCGGTGACGCGATCCCCGGGATCGAGATCGGCGGCCGCGCGGGAAGCCCGGTCCGGGCTGCCGCCGATGGTGTGGTGGTCTATAGCGGCAACGGTTTGGTGGGCTATGGAGAGCTCATCATCGTCAAGCACAACGACGATTTCCTCTCCGCCTATGGGCACAACCGCAAGCGCCTCGTGAAGGAGGGGCAGCGGGTATCGGCCGGGCAGGTCATCGCGGAGATGGGGTCGACGGGGGCGTCGCAGGATGAGCTGCAGTTCCAGATCCGCCGCAATGGCAATCCGGTCAATCCCATGGACTTCCTGCCTGCCCGCTGAGCGGACGCGGCTCCCGGGTCAGTGGCCCGGAAGAATGAAGCAGGCCACGACCCGGCGGCCTTCGGCGGCCAGCAGATCGTAAGTGCGGGCGGCCGCTGCGTTGTCCATCACTTCGATGCCGATGCCCTTGCCGAGAAAGGCGGCCAGGAAGGCCATCGGTGGGAATACCTGGCGCTCGCCGCTGCCGAGTAGTACCAGCTCAGGCTGCAATCCGAGCACCGTCTCGGCATGGGTGGTGGCCAGCATCCGGGCGTCCGCCACGGGCCAGTCCTCCAGCAGTCGGTCCGGGGCAAGCACGAAGCTGGCGGCGATCTCCCGGTCGACTACGGTGATGCTCTTCGCGGCGGTACGCCGGACGAACAGGAAGGATCCGGGCAGGTCGAGCGAGAGATCCATCAGCGCGGCAGGGCAAGCTTCGGGTCGTCGGCATTGCGACGGAACAGCACCACGATATGGCCGATCTCCTGCACATTCTCCGCGCCGGTGCCCTCGATGAGGAAATCGATCTGCGACTGGCGCTCGTCCTTGTCGCCACCGGAGAGCTTCACCTTCACCAGCTCATGATGGTCGAGCGCCTGGCCGAGCTCCTTGACCACTGCCTCGGTCGCTCCCTTCGCGCCCAGCAGGATCACCGGGTTCAGATCATGGGCGAGGCTGCGCAGGTAGCGCCGCTGGGAGGGGGACAGGGCCATGGGGAGCGACGCTCGATTCGCGGTTGCAGGACCGCAAAGGGTATCATGCCGACCGTTTTCCGCATCTGTGGTGTTGCCGGTCATGTCTCGCAGCAAAAGCAGTTCCCGCTGGCTGCGGGAACATTTCGACGACGTTTACGTGAAGAAGGCGCAAGCCGAGGGCGTGCGCTCGCGTGCCGTCTACAAGCTGGAGGAGCTGATCGAGCGCGATCACCTGCTGAAGCCCGGGATCTCCGTGGTCGATCTCGGGGCGGCCCCGGGAGGCTGGTCGCAGCTGGTACGGCAGCGGCTGGGCGATACCGGTCGTGTCGTGGCGCTGGACATCCTGCCGATGCAGGGCATCGCGGGGGTCGAGTTCCTGCAGGGCGACTTCCGCGAGGCGGACGTTTTGTCGCAACTGGAGGCCATGCTGGACGGAAAGAAGCTCGATCTTGTCCTCTCGGACATGGCCCCCAATATGAGTGGGGTGGCCTTGGCCGACCAGATCCGGTCTATGGATCTGGCTGAACTGGCGCTGGATTTCAGTCGGCAGTGGCTCAAGCCCGGCGGGTCGTTCCTCATTAAGCTGTTCCAGGGAACGGGCTTCGACGATTACCTGCGTAGCTTGCGCGCGGACTTTTCGCGCGTGACTATGCGTAAACCTAAGGCCTCCCGCGCGCGTTCGCGGGAGGTGTACGCGCTGGCAACGGGGCTGAAGGCCTCGGGCGCGCAACCGGGCGGAAACCGCGCATGAACGAGATGGCGAAAAACCTGTTGCTCTGGCTGATCATCGCGGTGGTGCTCATCGCCGTGTTCCAGAGCTTCAACCCGCACGGTGGTGCCGCTTCGGATCTACCGTACAGCGCGTTCGTGCAGAACGTCGACAACGGCAACGTATCCAGCGCCACGATCAGCGCGGAGAATCCCGCGACCATCAGCGGCAAGCTCAAGGACGGCAGCAGCTTCCGGACCGTGGCTCCGGTTCTGGGCTTCTCCACCAATTCGGTGGTCAAGCAGATGCAGGAAAAGGGTGTGGAGGTCCGTCAGGATGCCGCTCCCGGGTTTTCGTTGATGAACCTGCTGATCAGTTGGCTGC is part of the Dyella thiooxydans genome and harbors:
- the ispD gene encoding 2-C-methyl-D-erythritol 4-phosphate cytidylyltransferase; amino-acid sequence: MSTPGLWCVVPAAGRGLRVGGDRPKQYLPIAGRLLIEHTLDRLARHPGIAGLMVVLSPGDELWPGLSSLRGKPVQTTAGGAERCDSVLAGLRALSPGVGEAEHVLVHDAARPCVRLDDISRLIELAGAGEGGLLGAPLRDTLKRADEVGRSALTEPRDRRWRAFTPQMFRRGALSEALREASRRGVTVSDEAMAMELAGHAPLLVEGAEDNIKVTTAADFALAEFLLGRTAPADEE
- a CDS encoding CTP synthase, with the protein product MTPLIFVTGGVVSSLGKGIAAASLASILEARGLSVTMMKLDPYINVDPGTMSPFQHGEVYVTDDGAETDLDLGHYERFVHTRLTGKNSITTGKIYESVIRKERRGDYLGATVQVIPHITDEIKHCIHEATRGFDVALVEIGGTVGDIESLPFLEAIRQLRIEHGPEKCLFMHLTLVPYIRAAGEIKTKPTQHSVKELRSIGIQPDILLCRCEEALPDGERRKIALFTNVPENAVISAVDVDVIYKTPLWLHSQGLDDIVVRKLGLDAKPADLSGWQRTVDAVLHPKDEVTVAICGKYVEHKDAYKSLGEALRHGGIKQQTRVNLEWIDSEQIEAEGAAKVLGHADAILVPGGFGKRGFEGKVLAAKYAREHRVPYFGICYGMHAAVVDFARHVAGLADADSSENDRHTANPVIALITEWTTAAGEVEQRSERSDLGGTMRLGAQECRLKTGTLARELYGQDVVRERHRHRYEFNNRYRQSFEDLGLVISGKSMDDLLVEIVELPQQKHPWFLGCQAHPEFTSTPRDGHPLFIGFVRAAREHKAVGSAERLAAVKESVA
- the ftsB gene encoding cell division protein FtsB yields the protein MLRWVALILIALLVALQFKLWSDAGGMREVDTLRAAVKKQTDENQRLQQRNQALAADVTDLKSGEQAVEARARAELGLVKPGETFYQVVEGPASAASSTAAPAGSGTP
- the ispF gene encoding 2-C-methyl-D-erythritol 2,4-cyclodiphosphate synthase, yielding MRIGQGFDVHVFGEGDFVILGGVRVPHGRGLVAHSDGDVVIHALCDAIFGALAMGDIGKHFPPSDPQWRNADSRQFLRHAARLMEEQGYRLGNADVTVIAEAPKVGPHASVMRDNLAADLGCGIDRISIKATTTEKLGFTGRGEGIAAQACVLLERA
- the kdsA gene encoding 3-deoxy-8-phosphooctulonate synthase — encoded protein: MKLCGFDVGLDQRLFLIAGPCVVESEQLQLDVAGRLKEITGRLGMNFIFKSSFDKANRSSGQSFRGPGMEEGLRILGEVRRQIGVPVLTDVHEYTPMNEVAAVVDVLQTPAFLCRQTDFIQNVARAGKPVNIKKGQFLAPWDMKNVVAKAKAVGNDDIMVCERGVSFGYNNLVSDMRSLSVMRDTGCPVVFDATHSVQLPGGQGTSSGGQREFVPVLARAAVAVGIDGLFAETHPDPDKALSDGPNAWPLGKMEALLETLLELDAVTKRHGFLEQA
- the eno gene encoding phosphopyruvate hydratase; the protein is MSTEITRIHAREILDSRGNPTLEAEVTLAGGGFGRAAVPSGASTGTREAVELRDGDKARYLGKGVQTAVGHVNGAIASALKGFDAANQGGLDAKLVNLDGTPNKGKLGANALLGVSMAAAHAVAAQRKQALWQYLAGINGTTGEPGALPVPMMNIINGGAHADNNVDVQEFMVLPVGVSSFAEALRAGAEIFHALKSVLKGKGLNTAVGDEGGFAPNLRSNIEALDTILEAVNKAGYKVGSEILLGLDAASSEFFKDGKYDLEGEGKIYTPEQWVDVLASWAKQYPIVTIEDGMAEGDWAGWKLLTDAIGKNVQVVGDDLFVTNPAIFKEGIDKGIANAILIKVNQIGTLSETLEAIAMADAAKYAAIISHRSGETEDTTIADIAVATTATQIKTGSLCRTDRVAKYNQLLRIEEALGSAARYASRDAFPSLGRLPG
- the mgtE gene encoding magnesium transporter; this translates as MSETEARGAGQRLQEQLDTIVDLLRQQQRMRDELDALRDADVDPVARAPIAEALKDSGEVLQQQLEPLHPADIAFILESLPLDERLTVWERVRSDRDGEILLEVSDAVRESLIADMDQGEIMAAVEPLDADELADLVEDLPTEVLPELMASLDAQQREQLQSALSYEDDQIGALMDFEMVTIREDVSLETVLRYLRRFEELPPQTDKLFVVNHDNVLTGVLPLHWLLVNPPDRMVGELMAPDVNTFHPGDDAYEVAQAFERYDLVTAPVVDEGNHLIGRITIDAMVDVIREEGESESLSRGGLREEEDIFASIWASVRNRWSWLAINLVTAFLASRVIGLFENSIEKLVALATLMPIVAGIGGNSGNQTITMIVRASALDQVNPNAIRRLWQKELGVALFNGLIWGGVIGTVAALLYESPMLGLVMTAAMTLNLLLAAFMGVGIPMALIRLGRDPALGASVFLTFMTDSGGFFIFLGLATLFLM